From one Pseudomonas sp. S35 genomic stretch:
- a CDS encoding amino acid adenylation domain-containing protein: MSASHDQALSPEQQVALGSAADGRHPALLLLIEVRGELDLARLQRAANQVLAQQPILATRLIRVPSYRGVRQSLAQRSDWPLVVESAAMQDQAAFAHHMRQLQQHGFAEDEQALAVLHLCRLGDQHHVLALRISALLSDRNGLQVFYRALHLAYTADQPTAVDEDAAQYAQYVEWRGEMAQDEDAASGRDYWRQLGTGIAPALAGRRNRVAAAPACKTLAVAIDLALQQSLGAYALAVAQPLGQVLQAAWWGLLARISGQTRMQVGWRHDCRLDYEFFADCVGVFEKTLPMLIDVPLQQRLGQWLPVLDAQAQAHLTWQEHWPIEAPPSVAHLACGVAREAAVQPLEVVGGRWSVVALDEVVAPFELELRWVEADAQVQALQLRFDPAHYDEAAAEALLEQYQTLLCSLVANPEKALADLSLISPREQALQQQCMGAPLLLEGPNLATRIAEWARRTPEAPALSFAGTQLTHRQLDERVERLARHLRTQGVQPTDVVAVVLPRSLELVVALLAVWRAGAAWVPIDPQWPANRRALVIEQAAAVRVLSDADHVCGESALVRVDQVPPIDPATSFDWQPAALDHPAYVLFTSGSTGTSKGVVVEHRQLLNYVQASTAALGLAACTSFAMTSTVAADLGHTTVFGALYLGAALHIGADEQMQDAARFSDFLRTHGVDCLKIVPSHLSALLDQDSTYLPGTLVLGGEAVAPGLVELIFKVAPQCRLFNHYGPTETTVGVLYQPLSRDSDLSAGVPLGRVFDGCAVYLFDEHLREVPVGAVGELYIGGQQVARGYLHEQGREAFIEHPRHPGERLYRTGDLGRYLPQGGLQLMGRRDHQVKVRGFRIELTEIEQALLALPSVAQAVVVPWRAGASEEGDVQLVAYIEAQGTPAQGWLDELRESLAASLPAAMVPTHCFALEHLPRLANGKLDRQGLPAPESLLTAQVYVAPSTALQTLLAEGMAQLLGIERLSVEQNFFAIGGHSLLVIKLVSALRKQLQLDVHPGVVFDHPSVAELAAALTRDEAAPGALERTAQVRLKLNSLSPEQREALLAKSRASATA, translated from the coding sequence ATGAGCGCTTCCCATGACCAGGCCCTGAGCCCGGAACAGCAGGTCGCCCTGGGCAGTGCCGCCGATGGCCGCCATCCTGCCTTGCTGTTGCTGATCGAGGTACGTGGCGAGCTGGACCTGGCGCGTTTGCAGCGCGCCGCCAACCAGGTGTTGGCGCAGCAGCCGATCCTGGCAACCCGCCTGATTCGCGTGCCGAGTTATCGCGGCGTGCGTCAGTCCCTTGCGCAACGTTCCGACTGGCCGCTGGTGGTCGAGTCGGCTGCGATGCAGGATCAAGCCGCCTTTGCCCATCACATGCGCCAACTCCAGCAACACGGGTTTGCCGAAGACGAGCAGGCATTGGCGGTGCTGCACCTGTGCCGCCTGGGCGATCAGCACCATGTGCTGGCACTGCGTATTTCGGCGCTGCTCAGCGACCGCAACGGGTTGCAGGTGTTCTATCGCGCGTTGCACCTGGCGTATACCGCGGATCAGCCCACTGCCGTCGATGAGGACGCTGCACAGTACGCGCAGTACGTCGAATGGCGTGGGGAAATGGCCCAGGACGAAGACGCCGCAAGCGGTCGCGATTACTGGCGGCAACTGGGCACCGGGATTGCCCCAGCCTTGGCCGGTCGACGTAACCGCGTGGCCGCTGCGCCTGCATGCAAGACCCTGGCGGTGGCCATTGACCTTGCGTTGCAACAAAGCCTTGGCGCCTACGCGCTGGCGGTGGCCCAGCCGCTGGGGCAGGTTCTGCAGGCGGCCTGGTGGGGATTGCTGGCGCGCATCAGCGGCCAGACCCGTATGCAGGTGGGCTGGCGTCATGACTGCCGGCTGGACTACGAGTTTTTTGCCGACTGCGTGGGCGTGTTTGAAAAAACCTTGCCGATGCTGATCGATGTGCCGTTGCAACAGCGCCTCGGGCAATGGTTGCCGGTACTGGACGCGCAGGCCCAGGCGCACTTGACCTGGCAGGAACACTGGCCGATTGAAGCGCCGCCCAGCGTCGCGCATCTGGCCTGTGGCGTTGCGCGTGAAGCCGCAGTACAGCCCTTGGAGGTCGTCGGGGGCCGATGGTCGGTGGTGGCGCTGGACGAGGTTGTCGCCCCCTTTGAACTCGAACTGCGCTGGGTCGAGGCGGATGCGCAGGTCCAGGCGTTGCAATTGCGCTTTGACCCGGCGCATTACGACGAGGCCGCCGCCGAGGCGCTGCTGGAGCAATACCAAACCCTGCTGTGCAGCTTGGTGGCAAACCCCGAAAAGGCGCTGGCAGACCTGTCACTGATCAGTCCACGGGAGCAGGCGCTTCAACAGCAGTGCATGGGTGCACCGTTGTTGCTGGAGGGACCGAACCTGGCCACACGTATTGCCGAATGGGCCCGTCGCACGCCTGAGGCACCGGCCTTGAGTTTTGCCGGGACTCAATTGACTCACCGGCAGTTGGACGAGCGTGTGGAGCGACTGGCCCGGCATTTGCGCACCCAGGGTGTGCAGCCGACGGACGTGGTCGCCGTGGTGTTGCCACGCTCGCTGGAACTGGTAGTCGCGCTGCTCGCCGTGTGGCGCGCCGGTGCGGCATGGGTGCCGATCGACCCGCAATGGCCGGCGAACCGCCGGGCGCTGGTGATAGAACAGGCCGCAGCCGTGCGGGTGCTCAGCGATGCGGATCACGTTTGCGGCGAGTCGGCGCTGGTGCGCGTCGACCAGGTGCCGCCGATTGATCCTGCCACCTCATTCGATTGGCAGCCGGCAGCGCTGGACCATCCGGCTTACGTACTGTTTACCTCCGGCAGCACCGGTACGTCCAAAGGCGTGGTGGTCGAACATCGGCAACTGCTCAACTACGTGCAGGCGTCCACGGCTGCACTTGGGCTGGCTGCATGCACCTCGTTTGCCATGACTTCCACGGTGGCGGCAGACCTGGGGCACACGACCGTGTTCGGCGCACTGTACCTGGGCGCAGCGCTGCACATTGGCGCTGATGAACAGATGCAGGACGCGGCGCGCTTCAGTGATTTCCTGCGTACTCATGGGGTCGACTGCCTGAAAATAGTGCCGTCGCACCTCAGTGCCTTGCTTGATCAGGACAGCACTTACCTGCCAGGCACGCTGGTGTTGGGGGGCGAAGCCGTGGCGCCAGGCCTGGTTGAATTGATCTTCAAGGTTGCGCCGCAATGCCGGCTGTTCAACCACTACGGGCCGACAGAAACCACGGTCGGCGTGTTGTATCAGCCGCTGTCCCGCGACAGTGACTTGAGCGCCGGCGTACCGTTGGGCCGAGTGTTCGACGGCTGCGCGGTCTACCTGTTCGATGAGCACCTGCGCGAGGTGCCTGTGGGCGCCGTTGGCGAGTTGTACATCGGTGGCCAGCAGGTCGCCCGAGGCTATCTGCATGAGCAGGGGCGCGAAGCCTTTATCGAGCACCCGCGCCATCCTGGCGAGCGCCTGTATCGCACTGGCGACCTGGGACGTTACCTGCCTCAGGGCGGCTTGCAGTTGATGGGGCGGCGTGATCATCAGGTGAAAGTGCGGGGTTTCCGTATCGAGCTGACCGAGATCGAGCAGGCCTTGCTGGCGCTGCCAAGCGTCGCCCAGGCCGTGGTCGTGCCCTGGCGCGCCGGTGCCAGCGAGGAGGGCGATGTGCAGTTGGTCGCGTATATCGAGGCGCAGGGCACACCGGCGCAAGGTTGGCTCGATGAACTGCGCGAATCGCTGGCAGCGAGCCTTCCGGCAGCAATGGTGCCCACCCATTGTTTCGCCCTGGAGCATCTGCCTCGCTTGGCCAACGGCAAGCTGGATCGCCAGGGGTTGCCGGCGCCCGAGTCACTGCTGACGGCGCAGGTGTACGTAGCGCCCAGCACCGCGCTGCAAACCCTGCTGGCGGAGGGCATGGCGCAGTTGCTGGGGATTGAACGGCTGAGCGTCGAGCAGAACTTCTTTGCCATCGGTGGCCATTCGTTGCTGGTGATCAAGCTGGTATCGGCGCTGCGCAAGCAGTTGCAATTGGATGTGCACCCCGGCGTGGTGTTCGACCACCCGAGCGTCGCTGAACTCGCCGCCGCACTGACTCGCGACGAGGCCGCTCCCGGTGCTCTGGAGCGTACCGCCCAGGTGCGTCTGAAGCTCAACAGCCTGTCACCGGAGCAACGTGAAGCGCTGCTCGCCAAATCCCGGGCCAGCGCTACCGCGTGA